The sequence CGCTCAACGGCCACTTCCTGGCGCTTCCCCTGCCGGACGGATCAGTGGACACCGTAATAACGACCTACGCATTCCACCACGTGCCGGATGAGGAGAAGGAGGACGCAATAAGGGAAATGCTCCGGGTTCTGAAACCCGGCGGGAAAATCATAATAGCGGATGTGATGTTCGAGTCGGAGGAGGAAAAAAGGCGCATCGGCGAGATGGACGGCATAACCGAGGAGATAGAGGACGAGTACTTCGCCACGGTTGATGGGCTGAAGGAAATCTCCGCAAGGCTGGGGCTGGAGTGCCGTTTCCAAAGGGTCAACCGCTACGTGTGGGTTGAGGAGATGAAAAGGGCCACCTGATGGCCCATGCATTTTTCATAGGGGGTTGAACAATGAAAGGAAATTAAAAGGCGTTCAAATGACTCTGTTTCTGAAATCCACGGCATCCTTGAGCGCCCACTCCCTGACAACGCCCGGGCTGCCACGGCTCACTTTCTTCCAGAACTTCAAACACTCGCAGTCAAACATTGGCATCACCAATTAATAGTAGTGTGCTCAAAGTAGAACTAACAACCGGTCAAAATAGAACAGACCTCGTTTTCGGAGCATAAAAGCTGCTTACTCCAGATATCACCATTGATAATAGCCAGAGAAAGCTTTTTAAGGAGTTTTCCTAATTACGATCGGTGGTGTAAATGAAACATATCGCGTCTCTGATAATCGCCCTGCTCTTGGTCGTTTCAGGCGTCCTCGGTTACTCATACCACCAGAAGAGCACCGAGGCAGAAGACGCCAAAAGTGGCCTTCTTTCTGTTTCAAACACCGCCCTGTTCTGCCTTACGGACATGGATGCCCTCGTGACTATGGTCGAGAACAACGTGAGCGACTCCGTTATTAGGGAGAGGGTGAGCCGTTATGCCTTCTGCTCTCTCATGCTCAGAGAGGCCTCGGCATCACTCTATGATGCTACCGGAGAGAAGATTTATTGGGACGTTCACGCCGCATCTACAAACCTCGCCGACTTCTTCAACCATGTGAGAAACCAGTACTCCCGTGAGGGCATCGAGAGAAATGCAGACCTCTTTGAAGAACTTGGCGAGGCAATTCTTCAGGTGCACGATGCATTGGGAAAGGGTAACTTAACTGAAACTCAGACCGAGCGGCTGCTCAACCTGACGGAAAGCCTCTCATGGTAGATTCCCTAATTCTCTTTTCTTCAAAAAGTGCTCACCCGTGACCGGAAAGACTAAATGGTTGAGCACCCAACTATTAACCATGCCTGAGGAAGACCTAGCCAGGGAAGTCCAGGAGCTCAGAAAGGCCCTCGATGCAATGAAGGCCAGCTTTGAGCTGGTCTCTCAGATGGCCCAGTCATATCTCAGGCTCCTCAACATCTACGCCGAGTACGGGGGCCTTAGTATAGACGTTGTTATCCCGGAGATAAAGCACGACCCGATAGCGAGGGAGATAGTCAAGGTGCTTTTCGACCTCAAGAGGGCCAACGTGAGCCAGATAACGCGGGAGCTCAAGGGGAGGCGCGGAAAGGCCTCGCGGAACACGGTGCGGGCCAAGCTGGAAGAGCTGAAGGGGCTTGGCGTTGTCAGGGAAATTCCGAGCGATGACAGGGGAAAGGTCTATGCGCTCTCCCGTGACGTGGTCAAGAAGTGGTTAGATTTGATCGGAATGCCGATTAGGTTTGAGCAGGCTAAAGATTATTGAGGTGGTTGATGTGGTTGACACTGAGAAGATTGAGAAAATGATGGAGGAACTCCTTGAGGAGATGAAGAACGCCAAGACTCCGGAGGAGCTCGAAGCCCTCCAGAAGAAGGTGGAGGTACTTGAAAACCTTATAGAGGCCGTCGAGGGCGACAGGGACATCGACAAGGCCGCCCAGCTGATGGACAAGATAGGCCCGATGATGGAGGACATCATCGGCCCGATAAAGGACCTCCTGGCCGAGCTCTACAACCCCGAGAAGATGGCGGCAATGGGCAAGAGCGTGGCCGACTTCTACAAGAACCTCGTTGAAGCTGGCATGGACAAAGAGGCGGCCCTTGAGCTTACCAAGGAGTACATGGCAAACATAAACGTCGCCAAGACCATCGCGGAGACCTTCGCGGGCCTCATGAAGGGTAAGTCAAAGAACGTGCATGTGATAGATATGCCCGGTGGGTCTAAGAGGAGACCCATTGTTGATGTTGAAGAAGAGCATGAGGAACCGGAGGATGAAGAGTGAGGGTTCTGCCCTTTCTAAGCTTTTTCCTTTATTATCTTCCCAGGCTCATGTTTCACATCGCAGGGCTATTCCGGATTTTCAACCGCGGGAAGAAGGCCTTCAGAAAAGCCTTGAGAAGGGAAGGCCTCCCTGATGATGTCGTTGAAGTCCTCGTCGAGGAGCTCTCGCCGGATGTGGACTGGAAAGAACTTCTGAGGAGAAATATGTAAAGAGAAAATGCTGAATCTGACGGAAGCTTTGGGGGAGTTACACACTGATTTCAATCCCCGCCACGTCTCTGACTATCTCTGCTGAACCTTTCGAAGTCCACGCTCTCGGCCTCAACGAGCCTTTTCAGAATCTCATAGAAGTCATCTCCAGTCCTCTTGTGGAGTTCGTGAAGAATCAGGGCGCCCTTTGTGTATGAAAGCTCCCAGAGGCCGAGCCCTCCCCACTCAGAGGGCTTAAGCCTCTCCGCGTAGGGGAACCTTCTGATGAGAGTCTCGTAGTTCCTTCTCAGGCCTTCGATGAAGCGGTTGAAGGCCTTCTCGCCGTGAATTTCCCTAACCGCCAGCGCAGTCAGGTAGTTGGCAAAGGCCTCGTCAAAGAATCTGCTGAGGTGCGCCTCAGGCGTTATCCTCGGGTTCCAGAGGTGGGCGAGCTCGTGGTAGAGGTTTGCTGGTATCTCCGCCCTTAGAGAGCTCCCGGCGACGAGCGCGTAGCCTTTCCCAGCCTGCCCGCCGTAGTTCTCAGGCGTCTCGATGACGGTAAACTTCTCCCCCCTGCGACCTAAGATGGACGAATAAAACCAGTATGCCTTCTCAAGCAGCTCAATGGCTCTGTTAATTCCTTCCTCGCTAAGAATGAAGAGCCTGAAGGGTTCCTCTTCAATGACCTTGAAAGGTGCCACCGCGATGTCGAGCCTTTTTGTGCCCTCGATTCTCAGCATGTTCCCGTCGATTTCTCCTCCAAACGCAACCACTAACCCCTCTGGAACTCCCTCTATCTCTATTTCCGCCTCGAACTCCGAGCCAACGACAGACTTGACTAGACTTTCAAAGTCCGGCTCCGATGGAATTGGATAGAAAAGCGAGTCAGTCCTGAGGAGGGTGAACTCTGGGTTTATCGAGTCCTTGAGGTACGGGAGAACGCTTTCATAGCTCTCAAGCCTACCGGAGTACATCAGCTCAACTTCTTCAAGTGGCTTCTCAAGCCGAACGACGGTGACCTTGTAGGCCTCAAGTCCATTAAGCCCTTCAACACGCTGGGAAAGGGGAGCGCTCGCGGAGTCCACTCTCAAACCCCCTGTTGAGGAGGAAGGTCGCCGCTTTTCCAGCTAGCTTTAACTTTGCATCCCCTTCCAGCGTCCCCCTCTCAAAGTCGAGGCCCAGGCGGAGTTTCAGGCGCTCAATCATTTTCTTCCCCTCTGAACCTCTCGTAAATCAGCTCGTCTAAGTATCTCCCGTCGCTCCAGACGTGCTCCCGGAACCGTCCGCTCAAAGAGAAGCCGTTCTTCTCGAGAATGCGGATTGAGGGAATGTTGTCGCTGTGAACCTTCGCCCAGACCTTGTGGAGGTTGAGATGAGCAAAGGCGTAATCACAGAGGAGCTTCACTGTCTCCGCTCCGTAGCCCTTTCCCCTCTCTTCCGGTGAAAGGTAGTAGAGTATCTCCCCCCACCTCGCCTGCCAGTTAATCCAGTTGAAGCCGGCTATGCCCACGAGCTTTCCGCTCTCGTTTTCTATCACCGCGAAAGTGGGACTTTTCTCCCTGTTCTTCTTCAGCTCCTCGTAGAACTCCTCCTCTTCCTCGGGCAGGGTGAAGTGAGCAGAGTTAAAGAGGCCTCTAACGGTGCTCCTATCGTTGAACCACTCCCAGCTCTTTTGGAGGTCTTCCCTGAGGAGAATCGCCAGGGAGACCTTTTCACCCCTCAGCACTATCGGGCGCATGGGCATCACCTCACAGGATCATGCTGAGCAACCACACGAAAATCGGAATTTTGAGACTTTTAGTCCGCCGGGCAACGAAATACGTGAGTAGTGCAAACGTTGCCATATAAATCCCAAGAAGGAACGCCTGGGTAGACGGAACAATTATAACGTTGAGGACATGGACAAGGCCCCAGAGAAACGTTGGTAATAAAACCGCCGGTTTTTTACCACCCAGTTTCACCGCTCCAGCGTACAGGAGATTGACTGCCAAAATTTCGAGGAAGTAGTAGAGGTACTCGGAGATCAAAGAAACAACGGCAAGCCACTCATTGGGAGAGATTCCAAGGTGATGCCGAAATTCCCTGAGAATCTGAAGTGAATAGCCGTCTCCAAGGTAGGCCACCTCAACGGCAAGGAAGGAGAGAACGATAGCAAGTGAATACGTTAGTTCCTTTTTCCCGAATCTCCCTTTCCAGAGGTCTCTGAAATTCATACCAAGCCATCTGAGCATAGCAGACATGATTAAAAATCTCAGGAGGTTTATAGCCCACACTTTTGATAGATATATTGTCGAGCTCTGGGAAATCCAAGAGCCTGTGATTGATTTAAAGACCCACGCTACTCCAATCTCAAGGCCCCAGATAACGAAGAGAAACCAGAGGAGTGCAAAGAGGATTAGATGTTTGGTTCTCTCATTCACCATTCATCTCCCTGAAAGTCATAACGAAAAAGCGCTTTATAAACGTTTACACCGCGAAATAGTTTTAAATGTTTTCCATGAAGTTGGTTTCCGGTGGCGTTAATGAACCCGCTCGCTGTCTTCGTCTTGGCCTTCTTCCTCTGGCTCTCCAAGGGGCTCTACCTCCGTCCGCTGGTGGAACGCCTCAGCAGGGTAACGAATGAGCTTGTAGCCTACTGGAGTGTTGTCTCCGGCGTTGATGTTCTCCTTGCAGTCCTCGTAACGCTCCTCTGTCCGAATGTTTATTTTGTCCGCTGGAACTTTCCCGTAAAGGTCTTCCTTGTGCTGTTCGCTTTCTCAGTCCTGAGCTTTCTGCCGGCAGTTAGTGAGCTCAAGCGTTTCCTTAATCCCAAGACAAAGGAAGACATCGAAGCTGTAAAACTCCTGAAAACCGCGACTTTTGCCCAGCTTGCCTTCATCCAAGTGATAAGCGCGGCACTTCCGGAGGAGCTCGTCTTTCGCTACGTCTTTCTTGGTCTTCTCTCGCTCTGGAACCCCTTCGCCGGGCTTGTTGCGATTTCAGGTTTCTTCGGCATCAGCCACAGATTCTCCCACCCCAACAGGAAATGGAACGTTCTGCTCTCAAACACACTCGCGGGACTGGTCTTTGGCCTCGGTTATCTCTACACGAAAAGTCTAATCGTCGTCATGGCCGTCCACTGGCTCGGCAACCTGATTCCTGAGCTCTACGTTAAGTACGAGCGGGCGAGAAAGGCAATAGCGGTAGCTGTAGCGCTCTCCCTGCTCTCTCCAGTGGTCCTTTGGGACCAGACCGCGAGGCTCATCGCATACCTCCGTGATATCTTCTCGCTCTCGGGCCTCCTGTGGGGCATCGCTATTGGCGTTGCCATGCCAGGCGTTGTCTATGCCAGAACAAAAGCCCTCAAAGGGAGAGGCGGGCGATAACCATCTCCCAATCTCTTGTGACGCCCGCGACGATTCCTCTCCCCAAAACCTCGACCCAGCCGTTCTCCCAGAGCTCCCGAACTTTCGGTTCTTTTCCGCCAGTGATTTCAACAACGACTGCATTCCCTTCGAGCTCACCCCCGACGAGGAGCCACTCGCCGGCGGACAGGAGCGAGGTCGCACTTCCCTCGCCAAGCTCGATTCTCTGCTCACCGACCTGAACCCAGAAGCTTTCCCCGCGGTAACCGGCCAGGACAAGCTCATCTTTCCATGTGCAGGCACTCAGAGCTGTACCCTCTGCGAGGACTCCCTCTCCTGCTGGCTCCCCCTCGTCGTTGAAGTCGAAGGCCTTCACTTCCCAGCGCCCGTTTTCAGCTTTGACGCTCCCTATGGCCCTCACACCATTCTTCAAGGGCAGGAATGCCGTGAAAACCCCATCCTCCCAGCTCCCGAAATCCTTCAGCCAGAGGAGCTTCCCCTCCGGGGAAACCTTCCCGATGAAGAATCCCTTGTCGCCTGGCCTTCCTGCCTCTCCCGCGATGAAAAAGCCGTCTCTGCTCGGAAGAATCGAGTAAACACACCCATTGCCCCTAACGTTAAGCTTCAGCTCCCAGAGCGGATTTAAGCTTCCATCGAGCCTCGCCAGGAAGGCCTTCCAGCCCTCGCCGCCCTCGGGCGTTGCAATGCCCTCAACCGCTCCACCGATCAGGTAGCCGTCGCCGAGATTGAGCGCGCTGTGCCCCTCCCAGTCGTTTTCTCCCGCTAAAAAGCGGGTCTCGACTATCTCTTCGCCGTCGAGCCTTGCGAGCATTGTTTTGTAGTTCTTCCCGTCGTGGACGCTTCCGACGACGAGGTCACCGGCCATAGCCACAGGAACAGTCTCGGTGCCGAAGGAGTAAATCCTCATGGGCTCACCTCTCTGGATGGCTTATTATCAAATCTCGCTCCTTAAACTCAACTTGGAATCCATTCTTCTCCAGGACATACCTCAGGATCCATGGAGACCATATGTAGAATTTATCCTTCGAAAAGACTTCCTTCTCAAAATCTATCAGCAACCTGTCAAGGTAACCCTCGTACACGTTCACATCTATGTTTATTCTCACCAATCCTTCCGCCTCAAGCCCCGGCTGATTGAAACCCCTTATGAGCGTCCAGAGAAAGTCGCTTTCCTGGATCACAATCCAGCCCTGAGGCTTCAGAACTCGCTTAACCTGCTGCAGAACCTCATCAAAATCCCAGATGCTAAAGTGGGCTAAGGGGTACCCAAGTAAGGCCACAAGGTCAAAAGTATTCTCGTCGAACTCCAGATTTTTGGCGTCCATAACATAAAACTCCGCCTTTGAGCCCTGCTTTCTGGCCAGCTCCTTAGCGCGCTTCACTGCCTTTTCCTGGATGTCAATCCCGACGACCTCAAAACCCAGCTCCTCCAAAACAAAGCTGCTTAGCCCCGCATTGCAGCCGATGTCCAAGGCCTTTCCGCTTCTAACAGGCAGATTCCCCGAAAGAATTTCCATTAACTCTGTAAATCTCTCTCTACCCCTTTCGGTTTCTATGTCGTATTCATCCCGGGTCTTTTCATAGAGGGGTGCGTCTGTGTATCCAAGATTCTTGAACATAGCAGATCACTGGCGTATCATACTGCGAAAGAGTTTTAAACCTTTTCGGCATCATAGTAAAAGAGGGGATCGCTTGTGAACATTCTTGAACTTGAAATAGTTTATAAAGAAGCACTGGAAGTGTTTCACCAAGCCGGCGGGAGCAATGAGGAGTTCTACTGGCTCGTCAGCAGTGTGTTAGTTAGATATCCAGCATACAAACGGGAGCTCGAAATTAGAAGGAAACTAATGGACTTGATAGTCCAGGAGGTTGAAGGAAGAGTCCTGGATGTTGGTTGCGGCCTTGGAATCCTAACGTTCAGAATGGCCTCTAAAGATGAAGTCAAAAAAGCTGTTGGTATTGATAGCAGCTGTGAACTGATCGAGTTCTGCAATCGTTTGAGAAGCAGGATCATGGAAAAAGCAGAATTCTTGTGCAGCGATTTCCTGAGTGTGGATATTGATGAGAAGTTTGACTGCATCGTCTTTCTCTACACCCTTCACGACTATGAGCCTGAAGTATTTTTGGAAAAAGCCCTCAAAATACTGGAGAACGGCGGGAAGATAATAATCGGCGATTTTGACGTCAAGGGGCTTGGGAAGAAAGTCAAGGCATTTGCACAAGAAAACAGGCTGGAAATCGTTAAAGACACCACCCTTGGAAAGGCAAAGACGCACGGAGATTCTTACGAAGCGTTTTTAATCGTTGCTAGGAGGTAGAAGACATGAGGGTCGCCCTAATACCCATGCACGTTGAGACCGGAAACTTCGAGGCCAACTGGAGGGAGTTCGAGAAGCGCTTTAACGAGGCCTTGAAGCACGAACCGGACTTCCTCGTCTTCCCGGAGTACTGTCTGACGGGCTTTGAGGAGTGGGACTTCAGCGGGGCGAAGCTTTACGGCGAAATTGTGGAGATGGTGAGCGGACTGGCTAGGAAAACAGGCGTTTACATCGTCTTCGGCCTCCTTGAGCCCTACAAGAACTGTGTTTACAACTCGGCCCTGCTCATCGGCCGGAACGGCGAGGTTCTGCTGAAGCACCGCAAGTTCCAGGAGCCGATGAAGTTCTGCACCGGCAACACCGTAAAGACCGCAAGGACGGAATTCGGAAAGGTTGCGATAATCATATGCGGCGACCTCTACAACAAGCGCATAGCCAAGTGGGTGCGGAGGAAGAGGCCGGATTTCATCTTCGTGCCGATGGAGTACTCCCCTGATTACGGCGAGCCCAACGATGAGGACGTTGAGGCTATGGCAGGGCGAGTACGGCTCTTCGGCGCTAAAACCTTCGTCGTAAACAGCCACCCGCCGGGGGGTGCCTGGGTCTTTGACTCCGATGGAAATCTCCTGGCGTTATCGAGGGGTGATGAGATGCTGGTTGTGGATGTCTGAGCTCCGAAACCCTTAAGCCCAGCCCTTCCAAAGATTATCGGGTGGTTCCATGGAGCTCTACGATGTTTCCGAATTCTGGAAGTTTGACCTCCGAGTCGGCCTCGTGAGGAAGGCCGAGAAGCTTAGGCGTACTAAAAAGCTGATAAAGCTCGACGTTGACTTCGGAACCGAGCGGAGGACGATAATAACGGGCATAGCCGACCAGTACAGCCCGGAGGAGCTCGAAGGGAGAAAGTTCATCTTCGTCCTCAACCTGAAGCCGAAGGAGTTCTCCGGCGTGAAGAGCGAGGGCATGCTCATAGTGGCGGAAACCGAGGAGGGAAGGGTTTACCTCCTGCCCGTTCCGGAGGAGGTTCCAGAGGGAACGAAGGTGTGGTAGGGTGTGGCGCTCGGCCAAATTCGTTGACGATAACGTTGCCTTCTCGAGGATGCCGACGAGGCGTGAAATAGACGAAGTTGCCGAAACATTCGATGCGGTGGTTGTGCTCGTTGAGGAGTTTGAGCTTCCCTACAGCCTAAACGAATGGCAGAAACGGGGCGTTGAGGTTTTCCACAGTCCCGTTCGCGATTTCTCGGCCCCCACTCTGAAGCAGCTCCTTGAAATCCTCCGCTGGATCGAGGCGAGGGTTGCGGAGGGCAAGAAGGTTCTGATTCACTGCATGGGAGGTCTCGGGAGGAGCGGGACGGTTGCAGTGGCTTGGCTGATGTACTCCAAGAGACTCCCGCTAAGGGAAGCGCTGAGACAGGTTCGCATGGTGAGACCCGGTGCGGTTGAGGTGGAGGAGCAGATGGGGGTTCTGAAGGAGCTGGAAAGGCTCCTCAGAAGCCGTTGAAGCTCACTACATCTTCCAGTTTCTTTCTCTCGTATTTCGGCTTCGGATCCGCTGGATAGCCAATGGGCAGAATCGTCTGGAGCTTGTAGTCCTTTGGAGCATTCAAAAGCTCCTCGACGGGCTTCGGGTTGGGCGGAGTGTAGGTTACCGTCCCGAGGCCGAGCTCTTCAAGCGCTAGCAGGAGGTAGCCGACCGCTATCCAGGTTGATTGAAGCCAGTAAGGTGCCTTCGTGTGGCCGAAGACGAGTATCAGGTAGGGCGCCTCGCTGAGAAACGGCTTCTCCGGCTTAAAGCCCTTGGCGTTCAGCCAGGCCATCAGGTCGCCTTTGGTTGTGGAGTAGAACTTTTCCTCCTCCCTCTCGCAGAGCTCCCTTATCTTGGCTTTCAGCCAGTCGTCGTCGATGACAACGAACTTCCAGGGCTGGGCGTTCATTCCGCTCGGCGCTTCCTTCGCCGCTTTGAGCGCCTTCATTATCTCATCCTTTGGAGGTTTATCAGGAAGGAACTCTCGCACAGTTTTTCTACGCTTTGCAAGCTCAAGGACGCGCATGAGACCACCGTATTAGATACGCAGACATGTGTTTTAGGGCTTTTGGGTGCAACTCTAAAAACACAAACCCTTTATCCACCTTCTCAAACTTTCTGTGATGTACAGGCCAAAGCTCCTCATCGTTGCCCTCGCGCTTCTCATTGCCATCGCTGTTTTCCAGCTAACAACCGAGCCCACACTCCGTCCCCCAGCTCCCAACGTCACAGCCATGAGGGCTTTCCTTGAGTCTCAGTACGTCCCTGAAGCTGGCCTTCTGCGCGCCTCCCTGAGCTCTTATCCGGACAACGAGACGATCTGGATAGCCAACGACAACCTCCTTGCCGTCAGGGCGCTGAAGCTCCTCGGCTCTCCACTCTGGGTAAACGTGAGCAAATCTCTGGCCCGCTACAACGTCTCGTCCAACGGAAGGGTTGACCCCCTTCTCGGAAGACTTCTTGACGGCTTTTTCTGTCCCGAGGTTAGGACGCTCGGGAGTGTCCACTCGGAGAAGTTCAACGTAACCTTCACACTTAAGATTGAGGTGGCGAACCGTTCCTGCATCCTCTCAGACTGGAGCTCCTACGCGGATTTGGTCGTGTACGGGGCTCTGAGCGATCTTTTACTCGGAAAGAAAAGCGAAGCGTTTCGCCTCTACTCTCACCTGCTTTCCATGTGGGACGGAAACGGTTTCAGGGATAAGGCATTTGCTGGCACGTACCAATCCTATAAGTGTGCCCTCTTTGTCTACCTCCATCGCGCTCTCGGAGAGCCCGGAGGGGGACATGATGTTTACTTCAGGTGTCTCGAAATCTTGAGCGCGCTCCAGTCAGAAAATGGTGGGATTATCACTGGTTACAAGGTTGAAAAGGAAAGAATAATTCCAATTGGTGACCCAAACACCGAAACGACGGCGATGGTAGTCATCGGGCTGTACGGAGACCCGCCGCAGGCCTTTCAGACGTAGAACACCATACCGTCGTAGGCCACCAGGACTTTGTTT is a genomic window of Thermococcus guaymasensis DSM 11113 containing:
- a CDS encoding class I SAM-dependent methyltransferase, which codes for MGKWDFDNWAESYDEDVKTDDWIHRDYLTVLKLVAERAKGLVVDIGCGTGNILGFLNCEEYIGVEPSAGMRGKFLGKHGFEPLNGHFLALPLPDGSVDTVITTYAFHHVPDEEKEDAIREMLRVLKPGGKIIIADVMFESEEEKRRIGEMDGITEEIEDEYFATVDGLKEISARLGLECRFQRVNRYVWVEEMKRAT
- a CDS encoding helix-turn-helix domain-containing protein — translated: MPEEDLAREVQELRKALDAMKASFELVSQMAQSYLRLLNIYAEYGGLSIDVVIPEIKHDPIAREIVKVLFDLKRANVSQITRELKGRRGKASRNTVRAKLEELKGLGVVREIPSDDRGKVYALSRDVVKKWLDLIGMPIRFEQAKDY
- a CDS encoding gluzincin family metallopeptidase gives rise to the protein MDSASAPLSQRVEGLNGLEAYKVTVVRLEKPLEEVELMYSGRLESYESVLPYLKDSINPEFTLLRTDSLFYPIPSEPDFESLVKSVVGSEFEAEIEIEGVPEGLVVAFGGEIDGNMLRIEGTKRLDIAVAPFKVIEEEPFRLFILSEEGINRAIELLEKAYWFYSSILGRRGEKFTVIETPENYGGQAGKGYALVAGSSLRAEIPANLYHELAHLWNPRITPEAHLSRFFDEAFANYLTALAVREIHGEKAFNRFIEGLRRNYETLIRRFPYAERLKPSEWGGLGLWELSYTKGALILHELHKRTGDDFYEILKRLVEAESVDFERFSRDSQRRGGD
- a CDS encoding GNAT family N-acetyltransferase gives rise to the protein MPMRPIVLRGEKVSLAILLREDLQKSWEWFNDRSTVRGLFNSAHFTLPEEEEEFYEELKKNREKSPTFAVIENESGKLVGIAGFNWINWQARWGEILYYLSPEERGKGYGAETVKLLCDYAFAHLNLHKVWAKVHSDNIPSIRILEKNGFSLSGRFREHVWSDGRYLDELIYERFRGEEND
- a CDS encoding CPBP family intramembrane glutamic endopeptidase; this encodes MNPLAVFVLAFFLWLSKGLYLRPLVERLSRVTNELVAYWSVVSGVDVLLAVLVTLLCPNVYFVRWNFPVKVFLVLFAFSVLSFLPAVSELKRFLNPKTKEDIEAVKLLKTATFAQLAFIQVISAALPEELVFRYVFLGLLSLWNPFAGLVAISGFFGISHRFSHPNRKWNVLLSNTLAGLVFGLGYLYTKSLIVVMAVHWLGNLIPELYVKYERARKAIAVAVALSLLSPVVLWDQTARLIAYLRDIFSLSGLLWGIAIGVAMPGVVYARTKALKGRGGR
- a CDS encoding class I SAM-dependent methyltransferase, whose amino-acid sequence is MFKNLGYTDAPLYEKTRDEYDIETERGRERFTELMEILSGNLPVRSGKALDIGCNAGLSSFVLEELGFEVVGIDIQEKAVKRAKELARKQGSKAEFYVMDAKNLEFDENTFDLVALLGYPLAHFSIWDFDEVLQQVKRVLKPQGWIVIQESDFLWTLIRGFNQPGLEAEGLVRINIDVNVYEGYLDRLLIDFEKEVFSKDKFYIWSPWILRYVLEKNGFQVEFKERDLIISHPER
- a CDS encoding class I SAM-dependent methyltransferase, producing MNILELEIVYKEALEVFHQAGGSNEEFYWLVSSVLVRYPAYKRELEIRRKLMDLIVQEVEGRVLDVGCGLGILTFRMASKDEVKKAVGIDSSCELIEFCNRLRSRIMEKAEFLCSDFLSVDIDEKFDCIVFLYTLHDYEPEVFLEKALKILENGGKIIIGDFDVKGLGKKVKAFAQENRLEIVKDTTLGKAKTHGDSYEAFLIVARR
- a CDS encoding carbon-nitrogen hydrolase family protein, whose translation is MRVALIPMHVETGNFEANWREFEKRFNEALKHEPDFLVFPEYCLTGFEEWDFSGAKLYGEIVEMVSGLARKTGVYIVFGLLEPYKNCVYNSALLIGRNGEVLLKHRKFQEPMKFCTGNTVKTARTEFGKVAIIICGDLYNKRIAKWVRRKRPDFIFVPMEYSPDYGEPNDEDVEAMAGRVRLFGAKTFVVNSHPPGGAWVFDSDGNLLALSRGDEMLVVDV
- the metG gene encoding methionine--tRNA ligase subunit beta; translation: MELYDVSEFWKFDLRVGLVRKAEKLRRTKKLIKLDVDFGTERRTIITGIADQYSPEELEGRKFIFVLNLKPKEFSGVKSEGMLIVAETEEGRVYLLPVPEEVPEGTKVW
- a CDS encoding protein-tyrosine phosphatase family protein; its protein translation is MWRSAKFVDDNVAFSRMPTRREIDEVAETFDAVVVLVEEFELPYSLNEWQKRGVEVFHSPVRDFSAPTLKQLLEILRWIEARVAEGKKVLIHCMGGLGRSGTVAVAWLMYSKRLPLREALRQVRMVRPGAVEVEEQMGVLKELERLLRSR
- a CDS encoding nitroreductase family protein; translation: MRVLELAKRRKTVREFLPDKPPKDEIMKALKAAKEAPSGMNAQPWKFVVIDDDWLKAKIRELCEREEEKFYSTTKGDLMAWLNAKGFKPEKPFLSEAPYLILVFGHTKAPYWLQSTWIAVGYLLLALEELGLGTVTYTPPNPKPVEELLNAPKDYKLQTILPIGYPADPKPKYERKKLEDVVSFNGF